DNA sequence from the Oryza brachyantha chromosome 5, ObraRS2, whole genome shotgun sequence genome:
TATCACTAGCACAATTTTTCTTTCCAACTGATATTGGGATGTAAGTATTGAAATGGTTGGAATTTACTTTTGTGGTTCTTGATTCAGGACAGAAACTATAGTCAATCAATCAGTACTTTGTACAATGTTTTAACAGCTTTTAATCTAATTACAGTAAAATGCTGCTTTTAAACTGTTTACCTTGTTTCTAtttctatttcattttttttaacctagattttttttggcgaACACTTCAACCTAGATCAATATAGATACATTTTCCTATTACcctgtttataaaatttcatatattttttaaaaagtaaaattacaTTGCTTCTTGTTTCTAACTGTGTCTTTTGCTGGTCCTGGTTTACTATGCCTTTTCCAATAAAGTTATAATACTAATTGGATCAAAACATTCACTCCAATAAGACAGCAGTCTCAAAACCTAGATCAGCTATCTGATGTTTACTTGTTGTcgtgttccttttttttggcataATTGATTTTTGTTGTGAAGATTCTTTATAGTGGTTTTACAGTTATATAGCAATTTTGCccacattcttttttttggtgtgTCTTGACTCTTGAGAGGAGACAtcattattttgattttcttgaATGATGCAGCTGAAAAGAAGCAGAAGCGTGAGCAGCACCATGATGTAAGTCAAGTTGGCTTAGGTGTGAATGCTTACCCCGGTGTTTATGGAGCTCCTCCGGTAAGTGTAATGAAACTGATTAGAACACGTGTTTCTTCCTCCCTTAccttttcctcctttcttccTTCATTCTGCATTTCATATGTGCAAAGTTGGTTATGTTAGATGTTCCACTGTGTGAGGCTTCTAAACTTCGTTGAGCTCTCTTTTGGATTAGCTGTGCTACCTACTACTTTTCACTGGTTGCACATTGCATATGCCCGCATGGGTGTCAAGGCCACTCATCTTAGTTCCTTGTGCTCACATGCACACATTTCCTTATTCTCTCTCTGTAACACAAATGATCTGCCTGTTATCTCGCCATTCTATGTTGGGAATAGAGTGTGCATGTGACTATGTGAGCATGTCTGAATTAGCCAACCATCCTGTCCTCACTGTAATTAGGTTAGGGTGACAGCCATCAAACATATTAAGGTTATTCACCTACTAATTAGAATCAGCTTGAGGCTTGTGAACCTGGTTCAAGGTACAATGGTGATAAGTGGAGGCAACAATCACATTTATAGGGATGGCTTTGTTTGGACCCCTAAGAAAGCATCTTAACTCTTACACCTAAAGGAATATCATCATCCAAACTACTAGTTTGATATAATGTGAAACAAAGGAAACTAATCCAAATGACCATGGTAAATAGTAACCACAAGCATAAATTGCTAGTGTTTGTACAGCAAGCATGTTGTCACATTTAAATGTTCTTATTTGTGCCGTATAGTTTTTCTTTGAGCCCACTACTATTGGATTCCTTCGATTCAATGACATGCTGTTTTGTACAGCTCTCCCAGTTACCTTTTGCTGGGGCACAGAAGGTCATGATGCCAGAGATAATTGTACCGAATAACATCCTCTTCGTCCAAAATCTCCCACATGAGACGACCCCTATGATGCTTCAGATGCTCTTCTGTCAGTACCCAGGGTTCAAGGAAGTCAGGATGGTTGAAGCAAAGCCTGGGATCGCTTTCGTGGAGTATGGAGATGAGGGTCAAGCCACCGCAGCCATGAACCTTCTTCAGGGtttcaaaattacaaaagATAACCAGATGCTTATCACGTATGCGAAGAAGTAAAGTGTGTGTTGACTTGCCCAATGAATGTTGTAGTCCAAGTTTTGCACAATCGATAGATTCTTCGTTGTTAGGCAGACTACATCGTCATGATAAATCATTCTAAATGTAATGCTCAGCTGCGCTCGTGTGCTTTCATGAATGAGGTGACAATTGAACCGTTTTTGGCAAGTCGTGTATTCTAGCATTTAGTTCTGCCACCTTATGTAAAATATCGACTCTTCACAGCTTGAGACAATTTGCGTTTTGTCATTGCTGTCAGCCATGCTGAAATATTTAGGggccgtttagttcccaaattttttttccaaaaacatcacatcaaatctttggacatctaaatgaagcattaaatatacatgaacattaaaactaacaCACAGTTACgcgagaaatc
Encoded proteins:
- the LOC102721362 gene encoding U1 small nuclear ribonucleoprotein A, with the translated sequence MSGEAAAVGGGAPEENGVPPNVTIYINNLNEKIKLEELKKSLRAVFSQFGKILDVLAFKTLKHKGQAWVVFEDVASATEALKSMQDFPFHNKPMRIQYAKTKSDIIAKADGTFVPRERRKRNDDKPEKKQKREQHHDVSQVGLGVNAYPGVYGAPPLSQLPFAGAQKVMMPEIIVPNNILFVQNLPHETTPMMLQMLFCQYPGFKEVRMVEAKPGIAFVEYGDEGQATAAMNLLQGFKITKDNQMLITYAKK